In Flavobacteriales bacterium, the following proteins share a genomic window:
- a CDS encoding KilA-N domain-containing protein: MAKNKTIQVRGTEITVLKNGSDDYISLTDIARHKDPEHTDTIIQNWMRNRNTIELLGFWESIYNPAFKPLEFEGFRKQAGLNSFVMTPKRWIESTGAIGIISKPGRYGGTFAHKDIAFEFASWISIEFKLYVIKEFQRLKADENDRLKLEWNLQRTLAKVNYRIHTDAIKENLIPPALSKDKINFVYADEADMLNMALFGMTAKQWREANPDAEGNIRDTATIEQLVVLSNMESINAVLIRQGLNQSDRLEQLNKIAITQMQSLLHNKNIKKLK; the protein is encoded by the coding sequence ATGGCAAAAAATAAAACGATTCAGGTCAGGGGCACTGAAATAACTGTACTGAAAAATGGTTCGGACGATTATATTTCCCTGACGGATATTGCCCGGCACAAGGATCCTGAACATACCGATACCATCATCCAGAATTGGATGCGTAACAGGAATACGATTGAATTATTAGGCTTCTGGGAGAGCATTTACAACCCTGCTTTTAAACCCCTCGAATTCGAGGGGTTTAGAAAACAAGCCGGGTTAAACAGTTTTGTAATGACTCCCAAAAGGTGGATTGAATCCACCGGTGCCATTGGAATAATATCAAAACCAGGAAGGTATGGCGGAACCTTCGCTCATAAAGACATTGCATTTGAATTTGCTTCCTGGATTTCTATAGAGTTTAAACTCTACGTAATAAAGGAATTTCAACGCCTGAAGGCTGACGAGAACGACCGCCTTAAACTGGAATGGAACCTGCAACGAACGCTGGCCAAGGTCAATTACCGGATTCATACGGATGCCATTAAGGAAAACCTCATCCCACCTGCCCTGTCAAAAGACAAAATCAATTTTGTGTATGCCGATGAGGCTGATATGCTGAACATGGCCTTGTTTGGCATGACAGCAAAACAATGGAGGGAGGCTAACCCGGATGCTGAAGGAAACATCCGTGACACAGCTACCATTGAACAACTGGTGGTTTTGAGCAATATGGAAAGCATCAATGCCGTGCTGATCCGGCAGGGCCTAAACCAAAGCGATCGGCTGGAACAGTTGAACAAAATTGCCATTACACAAATGCAATCGCTCTTGCACAACAAGAACATCAAGAAACTGAAATAA
- a CDS encoding N-6 DNA methylase: MLQNNSTLKSLIGKLWQNFWEGGITNPLTAIEQITYLLFMKRLDDLEAKRERDAEFTGEKYKSRFEGIFTIPGTDEKVNKNDLRWSVFKHKPAEEMLLHVQTKVFPFLKQLNGDTSPFTKHMQNAVFIMPKASLLVSAINIVEDIFKEIEKDAIEGGHAFQDIQGDVYEMLLSEIATAGKNGQFRTPRHIIKLMAELVEPKLGNRIADPACGTGGFLLGAYQYILTDLVRKKEPERLVRDDDGFEQATISAVLNQKTKDILDHSFSGYDFDTTMVRLGMMNLMMHGIDEPLIDYKDTLSKSYNETSQYDVVMANPPFTGNIDKGDINESLQLPTTKTELLFVERILHMLRMGGSAAVIVPQGVLFGSGKAFKALRKMLMDSAELKAAISLPSGVFKPYAGVATAILLFTKGGETGHVWFYNMENDGYSLDDKRNKIKESDLQDIVAQFKKRDPKKKTDRKAKHFFVPKAEIAENGYDLSFSKYKEEVYEEVVYEKPEVIIGKLEKIENGIQKGLAELKELAK; the protein is encoded by the coding sequence ATGCTTCAAAACAACAGCACCCTGAAATCACTCATCGGCAAGCTCTGGCAGAACTTCTGGGAAGGTGGCATTACCAATCCCCTGACAGCCATTGAGCAAATTACATATCTGCTTTTCATGAAGCGGCTGGATGACCTGGAAGCCAAGCGGGAAAGGGATGCGGAGTTTACGGGAGAAAAGTATAAATCCCGTTTCGAAGGAATTTTCACTATTCCCGGAACGGATGAGAAGGTGAACAAAAACGATCTGCGTTGGAGTGTGTTTAAGCATAAGCCGGCAGAGGAAATGCTGCTGCATGTGCAGACAAAAGTGTTTCCTTTCCTGAAACAATTGAACGGCGATACATCTCCATTTACCAAACACATGCAGAATGCCGTATTCATTATGCCCAAGGCCAGTCTGCTGGTTTCGGCCATCAACATTGTGGAGGATATTTTCAAAGAGATTGAAAAGGATGCCATTGAAGGCGGACATGCCTTTCAGGACATTCAAGGGGATGTGTATGAAATGCTGCTGAGTGAGATTGCGACGGCGGGAAAGAACGGACAGTTCCGTACGCCAAGGCACATCATCAAACTTATGGCGGAACTGGTAGAACCCAAACTGGGCAACCGGATAGCCGATCCCGCTTGCGGAACAGGCGGCTTTCTCCTGGGAGCGTATCAATACATTCTCACCGACCTGGTCCGAAAAAAGGAACCCGAAAGATTGGTAAGGGATGATGACGGATTTGAGCAGGCTACCATAAGCGCTGTCCTGAATCAAAAGACCAAAGATATTCTCGATCATAGTTTCTCGGGCTATGACTTTGACACGACGATGGTGCGCTTAGGCATGATGAACCTGATGATGCACGGTATAGACGAACCTTTGATTGACTACAAAGACACGCTGAGCAAAAGCTACAACGAAACCAGCCAGTATGATGTGGTCATGGCCAACCCACCCTTTACCGGGAATATTGATAAAGGCGACATCAACGAAAGCCTGCAACTGCCCACCACCAAAACCGAACTGTTGTTTGTAGAACGGATCCTTCACATGCTCCGGATGGGCGGATCGGCTGCCGTAATTGTGCCCCAGGGTGTACTCTTTGGGAGCGGGAAGGCATTTAAGGCCTTGCGAAAAATGCTGATGGATAGCGCCGAATTGAAAGCCGCGATCTCCTTGCCCAGCGGTGTATTCAAACCGTATGCAGGGGTAGCCACCGCCATCTTGCTTTTCACCAAAGGCGGAGAAACCGGGCATGTCTGGTTTTACAACATGGAAAATGACGGATACAGCCTGGATGATAAGCGCAACAAGATCAAGGAAAGCGACTTGCAGGACATTGTTGCACAGTTTAAAAAGCGAGACCCGAAAAAGAAAACCGACCGCAAAGCCAAACACTTCTTTGTACCCAAAGCTGAAATAGCCGAAAATGGGTACGACCTGAGCTTTAGCAAATACAAGGAAGAAGTGTATGAAGAGGTGGTTTATGAAAAGCCTGAAGTGATTATTGGCAAGCTGGAAAAAATAGAGAACGGAATTCAGAAGGGATTGGCGGAATTAAAGGAGTTGGCGAAATGA
- a CDS encoding restriction endonuclease subunit S, giving the protein MRFEKLGNIVAIKKGKKPSIVDIPDENSSRVLQIDDLRNDNDIKFTNDKKGVYANKEDILLVWDGANAGTIGYNKEGFIGSTIAKLSLVNPDQYSSVFLGKFLQSKFEYLRSRATGATIPHIDGKVLRDLAVPVVPITSQRHIANILSKAEHLIAQRKESIALLDEFLKSTFLEMFGDPARNEKGWEKQAVKENATVRIGPFGSLLHRKDYIVGGIPLINPSHIVSGRIIVDPNLTVSTQKMKELTSYVLNVGDIILGRRGEMGRCAVITSKEQGYLCGTGSMYIRPNENLNSIFLHWVVSSDSIKKVLEDSAKGITMKNLNSGIVERLLLPIPPLSLQTQFAQIVEKTEALKAQYQQNLQELENLYGSLSQRAFRGELVPARPVQQKQANITDKALLAFYQKQIIGHVIKKHHEHKMEQGEMILAKDLYHLEALYGIKTHFQFKNWHYGTYDNKIRQLINGKDKFFTKKSVGQKGFQVLVLGEKSNALFDSKYIKPELEQIDNAMDELLNLYASFPINQRSHKIELLNTVCKSIVDEQSAELVEVRAVMTRWETTKAGFKSKAEKFTEQETDEMIRLIAKRGWLERLLNMAHNEA; this is encoded by the coding sequence ATGAGATTTGAGAAGTTAGGAAATATTGTAGCAATCAAGAAAGGGAAAAAACCCTCAATCGTGGATATTCCTGATGAAAATTCATCGCGAGTTCTTCAAATAGATGATTTGAGGAACGACAATGACATCAAATTCACGAATGACAAAAAGGGGGTATATGCAAACAAAGAGGACATACTACTTGTATGGGATGGCGCTAATGCGGGAACAATAGGCTATAATAAGGAAGGTTTTATTGGCAGTACGATTGCCAAACTTAGTTTGGTTAACCCTGATCAATATTCCTCGGTATTCCTCGGAAAGTTTCTCCAAAGCAAATTTGAATATTTGAGAAGCCGGGCAACGGGAGCTACGATTCCTCATATTGATGGGAAAGTACTCAGAGATTTGGCGGTTCCTGTTGTGCCAATTACCAGCCAACGCCACATTGCCAACATCCTCAGCAAAGCCGAGCACCTGATTGCCCAGCGCAAAGAAAGCATTGCCCTGCTGGATGAGTTTTTGAAAAGCACGTTTTTGGAGATGTTTGGGGATCCGGCGAGGAATGAGAAGGGGTGGGAAAAGCAAGCAGTAAAAGAAAATGCCACAGTGAGAATAGGGCCATTCGGAAGTTTGCTTCACAGAAAGGATTACATAGTTGGTGGAATACCACTGATTAATCCAAGCCACATCGTTTCCGGAAGAATTATTGTCGATCCTAACCTTACAGTTTCCACTCAAAAAATGAAGGAACTGACCTCTTATGTACTTAATGTAGGTGATATTATTTTAGGCCGAAGGGGTGAAATGGGACGTTGTGCAGTTATTACGTCTAAGGAACAAGGCTATTTGTGCGGTACTGGAAGCATGTATATAAGACCAAATGAGAATCTGAATTCAATATTTCTGCATTGGGTGGTTTCAAGTGATTCAATAAAGAAAGTCCTAGAGGATTCAGCCAAGGGTATTACAATGAAAAATTTGAATTCAGGAATAGTAGAAAGACTATTACTTCCTATTCCTCCTCTCAGCCTCCAAACCCAATTCGCCCAAATCGTAGAAAAAACAGAAGCGCTTAAAGCTCAATATCAGCAAAACTTGCAAGAGTTGGAGAATTTGTATGGGAGTTTGAGTCAAAGGGCGTTTAGGGGAGAATTGGTTCCAGCCAGGCCAGTTCAACAAAAACAAGCCAACATAACAGACAAAGCGTTGCTGGCATTTTACCAGAAACAGATTATTGGGCATGTCATAAAGAAACATCATGAACATAAAATGGAGCAAGGGGAGATGATTCTTGCCAAAGACCTGTACCACTTAGAAGCGCTGTACGGAATAAAAACCCATTTCCAGTTCAAAAACTGGCACTATGGTACGTATGATAACAAAATCCGTCAGTTGATCAACGGAAAAGATAAGTTCTTTACTAAGAAATCAGTTGGTCAGAAAGGATTTCAGGTTTTAGTCCTTGGCGAAAAGTCAAATGCTTTGTTTGATTCCAAATACATTAAACCGGAATTGGAACAAATAGACAATGCGATGGATGAATTACTTAACCTCTATGCCTCATTTCCCATTAACCAAAGAAGTCATAAGATTGAGCTTCTCAATACTGTTTGCAAGTCCATCGTTGACGAACAATCAGCAGAATTAGTCGAAGTCAGAGCGGTAATGACGCGATGGGAAACCACCAAAGCAGGTTTTAAAAGCAAGGCAGAGAAATTTACGGAGCAGGAGACTGATGAGATGATAAGGCTTATAGCCAAAAGAGGTTGGTTAGAACGTTTGCTAAATATGGCTCATAATGAAGCATGA
- a CDS encoding putative DNA binding domain-containing protein, with protein MTSDQLISRLTDIEWEDFEVKEARSEVPKNAWETVSAFSNTAGGWLVFGVKKTGKQYEIVGVKNPEKIEQDFTNTLRGDKFNVKIVPECKMYDFPEGAVLAFYIPLSDKKPVYYNTQANTFIRTASGDQKATKEEIDAMYRDQAFGTRTTQGVAGTSISDIHEPSYERYREYLSRFNPSHPYNRLNKEEFLQKLRIRLPEDGTLTYGGLLTLGTESAIQKAIPGFRADYLEIPGTSYTDATTRYTYRIDEQENLWEYFFAIFERLRRHLDLPFKLTQEGFASEDYPQLGALREALVNMLMHSDYFSAACPRVRVFDDRIEFFNPGALPKPLKKLLEEDISMPRNPIVAKFFRVVRLAENAGYGFDKMINGWKAYTGTDPEFDQGQDYTKVTFFFKSQAGTKPAPSRHQAGTKLALSWDQAGTKLGLSITEIRQLLEFCREVQTIQGIMSLMNWSDRTKFRNKYINPMLEHGFLAMTEPDKPKSPNQKYHTTEKGIQLLAE; from the coding sequence ATGACCTCTGACCAACTCATATCCCGCCTCACCGACATTGAATGGGAAGACTTTGAGGTAAAGGAAGCCCGTTCGGAAGTTCCCAAAAACGCATGGGAAACGGTGAGCGCCTTTTCCAATACCGCCGGAGGCTGGCTGGTATTTGGGGTTAAGAAAACGGGGAAACAATACGAAATTGTCGGCGTGAAGAACCCGGAAAAGATCGAGCAGGACTTCACCAATACGCTGCGGGGTGACAAATTCAATGTGAAGATCGTACCGGAATGCAAAATGTATGATTTCCCGGAAGGGGCTGTCCTGGCTTTTTACATTCCCCTTTCCGATAAGAAGCCGGTTTACTACAATACACAAGCCAATACCTTCATCCGCACTGCCAGCGGAGACCAGAAAGCCACCAAGGAAGAAATTGATGCCATGTACCGTGATCAGGCCTTTGGCACACGTACTACCCAAGGCGTTGCGGGTACGTCTATCTCGGATATCCATGAGCCTTCCTATGAACGATACCGGGAATACCTTTCCCGGTTCAACCCTTCACATCCTTACAACCGCCTGAACAAAGAAGAGTTCCTGCAAAAGTTGCGGATCCGCCTGCCGGAAGATGGAACACTCACTTATGGCGGATTGCTCACACTCGGTACGGAATCGGCCATACAAAAGGCAATCCCCGGTTTCCGGGCAGACTACCTTGAAATTCCCGGAACCAGCTATACGGATGCCACAACGCGCTATACGTACCGCATAGACGAGCAGGAAAACCTGTGGGAGTATTTCTTCGCCATTTTCGAGCGGCTCCGCAGGCACCTTGACCTGCCGTTCAAGCTCACACAGGAAGGATTTGCTTCGGAAGATTATCCTCAATTGGGCGCTTTGCGTGAAGCCCTGGTGAACATGCTCATGCACAGCGATTATTTCAGTGCCGCCTGTCCGAGAGTCCGTGTATTTGATGATCGGATCGAGTTCTTCAATCCCGGAGCCCTGCCGAAACCTTTGAAAAAACTTCTGGAGGAAGATATTTCCATGCCGCGGAATCCCATTGTCGCCAAGTTCTTTCGCGTAGTCAGGTTAGCGGAAAATGCCGGCTACGGTTTTGACAAGATGATCAACGGTTGGAAAGCATATACCGGTACCGATCCCGAATTCGACCAGGGACAGGATTATACGAAAGTGACCTTTTTCTTTAAGAGTCAAGCCGGCACTAAGCCGGCACCAAGCCGGCACCAAGCTGGCACTAAGCTGGCACTAAGCTGGGACCAAGCTGGGACCAAGTTGGGACTAAGTATAACAGAGATAAGGCAGCTATTGGAATTCTGCCGGGAGGTCCAAACCATACAGGGCATTATGTCATTGATGAACTGGAGTGACAGAACCAAGTTCAGGAATAAATACATCAACCCTATGCTGGAGCATGGGTTTTTGGCGATGACCGAACCGGATAAGCCAAAGAGCCCCAATCAGAAGTACCATACGACGGAGAAGGGGATTCAATTGCTGGCGGAATAG